In the Salvia miltiorrhiza cultivar Shanhuang (shh) chromosome 8, IMPLAD_Smil_shh, whole genome shotgun sequence genome, ATAGAGATTTCTTGCATTGATGATTTTGGGATGCTCTTGTTTGCAGGTGCAGCCATGCTTGCCCCATTGGTCAATCCATACGATTCGAGCATGACTGAAGAAGAGATGTCTAGGACTTGGGAGAATTGGACCAGACGGAGAAGAATGTTGTTCTATTTGGCTCGAAGATTTCCAAAGTTCCTTGGTTACTTCTATCATCGTACTTTTCTCTCTGGAAAGCATGGCCAACTCCAAAAATGGTTGTCTTTATCATTGGGAAAGAAGGTAGTCTCATCTCTTCCTCGCAATATTCCCCTTGATAAAGCTTATATGTATGAATTCTTGAAAATCAGTTAGGCGCATTCTGCAATTCTCATATTAGAGCCTTGAGTATGCAGGTCTGTGCTAATGACATTTTCTCGATTTAGGACAAAGATCTTATTGAAACACCAGCTTTTGAAGAAATCTGGCACAGGGATGTCGAGGAGTCAGTTCGCCAGGGTAACCTAAAGCCATTTGTCGAAGAAGCTATGCTCCAAGTGTCGGATTGGGGTTTCAGCCTCATGGATCTCCAAGTGCAGAGGAAATGTCCAAGAAAAGGCATCTTCCCATGGCTGCAATTCATGTATGGTACACCAGAATGTCAATTGGTTGGATATCTCGGCCCCGTGCACATATGGCAGGTCTAGAACTTGAACTCCTCTGCTATATTCTAGCTTTATAGTTTTTATGAAACATTACATCTCCTTAATGTTTGTCACTGCTGATGTTATTGAACAGGGAATGGATGACATGGTGGTTCCTCCATCAATGACTGATTTCGTTGCTCGTATTCTACCAAGTGCGATTGTGCATAGACTTGAGGAAGAGGGACACTTGTCGTACTTCTCCTTGTGCGATGAATGCCATAGAAACATATTCTCGACCATTTTTGGAAGCCCGCAGGGTACTGTAGATAATACTCTTACACAAGACAACGTAGAAGAGGGCTCGGCGCAGCCGGAGCCTGCAACTATATGATATGGATGTTTCTTTTTTCCAGAATGACTGTAGATAACAGGGATGCTTCTTTTTCTCAACGGAGCAGCGAATTCCAGAGTGCTGAGATAACCTTACATAGTGCTGACAATAGATTTATCAAACACGAAAATGTGACACCTCACTTACCTACCTGTGAGTACAACGTTATTTTTCTACTTATACCCCAATGAACATATCATTCTGCTTTATTCCAGCAACAGTTACTTGAATGCTATAATTTGCATGAATTTTGGGTTGGTTTGTTTGAATAAGCATATAGTGTACACAGATGCCAGAAGTTGAACTGTGAAACTATTAAAGGAgcatattttcaaatataacGTACGTTCATTAAAAAATCTTGGAAATAAGATGAAACTACTACTGTTCAACTCCCAAATCTAGGGATAAAAATAGAAAGAATTGGAAACTGTAAGAGTTTAAAGAAGGCTCATTTTTGTTCTAGTTATATCTACATAGGGTGTGGAATGATCTTATTACATCTTTAAATCCCACAGCAGAACTTTGGAGCAACCCTCTGTCGGAATCCCCTTCAACTTGGCTTCCTCTTCAAGAACCTCTTTTCTTACAAATCCTATTGAATTCTGCAGTGCAATAGAAATGCATGTTAgtacaaaaaataagttttctCTAAACTCCATAGCTAAGCTATTTCATCGAGTATAACATCTACGATTATAGACATGCCTGAGAGGAGTCTTGAACGGATGAAGTGCGGCCCCATCTCTCCGGATCCCATAGAATCGAGCTATTGAAGGCGAAACTCGAGATGTGAAGAGGGAGTGGTGTTGCATCTGTCACATTGTTCATCTTCTTCAAATGCCACCCCACAACTTCTGAGGAATCGCAAACTGGCCCTTCAATCACCACCTTCTTCCTGTTAGCACTAAGCTTAGCTATCGGCCATGCCCCAAATCCCCTAAAAAAGCACAATCAATTAACCCCAACAAAGTCGAGGAATCTTGGTCATCCAAGTTGATGGAATCTCCTAAGCTAGTAGTTATAAACAAGAGTTCAACCTACATATTATCTAACCGCAGTTGGTCTTCGGTTTGTTGAATATATTATAGTCATTATCtacaataattaaatacatttgTTAACCTTGAAGAATTTACTTACTCAACTGCTCTTATCTCTTCAAAGAAAGCGAGGTCATACACATTCGAAAGCCCCGCGAAATGGACAATTCCGGTGAGCCTGTGATGCTCAATGTGATTCAGAGCAACGTTTCTTTGAAAATCCATCTCGGAGGTCGTGTCGGTGAAGTTCTCCTTGAACACAACATGCCTGTACATGATCCCACTTCGCCTTAGTGTCTCAGAGACCTCCGAGTCCTCGGGCTGCTGCTCCACCACGATCCACAACAATGGCTGCGCCACCAGCTTCAGCGTGCTGGCCAGCCTCCTAAGCAACGGCCCACGGAGCTTGTTTCTCGTGCTCATTGGTGTGATGACGATCACTAGCCTCCTTATGTCTAATTCCTCGGTTTCTTCCTTCTCTTGCTGAGGGTTGTTATTCTGCTCTTCCTCAGCTGGTTCTGCTGCTTCGACCAGCAAGCTTATGTTGAAATTCCGCGTTTTCTCTTGATGAAACGCCTCAACCGGCTGTGGCGACATTGTGGCATTACCGGATGAAATTGAGGTTTTTCTGTTTGGGGCGAAGCCGGTGAAGAACCCCATCATGAAACAGAGCAAGAAATGGACCGCGGCTTTCTTCCATAAGTGCACCTTCTTCTTTGATCTATCCAAAGATCCCATGACTGCCCCCAAAATAGGGTTAGATTGTGATAGAAACAGCTCCTCTGAGCTGAGTCTCGCAGTTCTAGGAGATGTGCTTCAGTGAGTACTTGCTTCAAGGAGGATCTTGGGGAAGAAGATGTATTCTGGGAGAGGATTCATGGATGAAAATCCAAGAATGGAAACGATATAGGTTCTTAGAAATGAGAGGGATTGAGCTAACTATTAATAATTCATGGTGAAGGTGTAGTGAACAGAAACCACATAATTGGTGAGGCCTTGCTTGCCAGAGTCATGCCTTGAAATGTAAGAAATACAGGAAATAAATATTGCTTTTTTTGCACCAGATAGTTGTTGAGATGTATGTTTTCTACCTAAAGTTTTGACAAGAAAAATTAAGAGGAATACACACACGTGCATACACGAATCAGAATTAATTCAATAAAAGGAAG is a window encoding:
- the LOC130997684 gene encoding beta-1,4-xylosyltransferase IRX9; its protein translation is MGSLDRSKKKVHLWKKAAVHFLLCFMMGFFTGFAPNRKTSISSGNATMSPQPVEAFHQEKTRNFNISLLVEAAEPAEEEQNNNPQQEKEETEELDIRRLVIVITPMSTRNKLRGPLLRRLASTLKLVAQPLLWIVVEQQPEDSEVSETLRRSGIMYRHVVFKENFTDTTSEMDFQRNVALNHIEHHRLTGIVHFAGLSNVYDLAFFEEIRAVEGFGAWPIAKLSANRKKVVIEGPVCDSSEVVGWHLKKMNNVTDATPLPLHISSFAFNSSILWDPERWGRTSSVQDSSQNSIGFVRKEVLEEEAKLKGIPTEGCSKVLLWDLKM